Part of the Pieris rapae chromosome 14, ilPieRapa1.1, whole genome shotgun sequence genome is shown below.
AAAACACTTCGAAGCAGCATCAAGATCAATATGGAAGTAAAGTGAATCAAGATGCTTACGCAAGAACTCCACAGTCGCCTCCCCAACAACCTCTGTATCAAACAAAAAGATCCAAcgatttacaaaatgtttctGGATCAAACCACGAAAGGCCTCAAGAACTGTATAAATACCCACAATCGCCCCCTTTTGAAACAAGACGTCTTACCGATGATAACATGTATCAATCAAATAACCCCTTCCTACAAAGCTATTCAGGCCAGGAATCTCGTATTCCGCCTCTTGAATCACAAAACAATGATCAAAAATCCATAAAAAGTTATGGAGAAAATTATCCAGAAACAAAAACACGTAATGATCCCAATGTATATGCTAGAGATGTGTATGGTGAATTGGATCAAAAGCCGGTTCCAACGAACAGTGTAAATGATCGAATTATGGAGAGGCGAACGCCCGATGCATACGGGCGCTCCACTACGATGTCgagttataaaaacaaacatggtGATTATGAAGATGTATACTCCGCATATTCAAGTGAGAATCCCGCTAAGTCACCTAATTTATCACTGCATCGAGACAATATTAGTTTGTCAAGTCAAAAACAGCAACAAAAACCCAATCAGGTAGGTTTCAATTGCAATTTActgtaatacatttttgtgatTGAATTCTGCAAGGGATggaattaaaaacaacatataGCTTTTgcctttattttgtataactttGGTATTCCTATACAAACTATaatgtttacttattttatattatattactataataatcatatactCATGTACTCTTGCAGACTCAAGAGAAAGTGTTTAGCGGGCCATCAGTTCTTCGAAGGAAGAAAATGCAAGCAAGTGGCATACAACCTACCATGCCTAGGCCACATAGCGCAGACTTTTTGGAGTACGAAGCTAGAAACGAATCATTGAATAAGACAATGCCaacaagaaataatttagatcTTCATAAAAATCCACAGCGGCCCAAATCAAGTCTTGACATAAACTCATATTACGACCCCAGTTCAGAAACATATTACTCCGAAGAGAGCTATGCAGAAAAAATGAGACAGTCAGCCCAATATTTGCAGCAACAAGGTCTTGCGCCTCGTAATATACAGATACCACTCGCTAAATATGCGAGTGGCTTAGCTGAAAAACAATTGCAGTCCCCCTACGCTCATACACCAAACAACAATTATGAAATGGAATTTGGCGCAAAACCACGCGATAATATCAGCTACACCTCAAAATACAGTGACCTGGAAGGATTAAACTCTAATTGGATGCTGAAAGAGAAAGATTTAGAACAACAAAAGGATTACTTGAACCGAAGTGGGAGTGTAATGAGCGATGGATCAAATGGAAGTTACTTAAAAGAAGCAAGTAAATTGGAGCCTAATTCTGATGGTTTTATAAGATCTGCGAGTGCACGATTACCTTCTACTGAACGTGATGGTGAAAAGAAAGTTCAGCAggtattaatgatttttattttttgttactcCTGGTTctacattaattgttttatacaacATCTCAACTTATTGGTGTTTGTTACAGCGCGAGGAATCAATGAAACGCTTATTGGAATGGAAACAAAGAATGTTGCAGTCTCCTTTGACTAGAAAGAGCACGCCTGCAACTATTTCCTTAGCAAGATCTCTAAATCAGAGTCGACAATCATTAAGATCAGATCATTACAAACCTAAAACATACtcaaataattcatataacaGCTACTCATCTGATGACGAAGGTTAGTGTCatagctttaataaatttattagacaAAGAGCATGTTTctctaaacaaatttttaaagcatgtaaaaattaagtttagtgTGTCATACGCATGATAATTCGTGTTCAGTgtattttgtagtaaaatatgAACTAGTCATTAAAGTCCTCGGCTAATATAAGTagaactaataatatttagtttaaagtatttttacatgtacttcatttactttataagtataaaaatgcCATTACATtacttgtttataattattatattttattgtattaaactataaacaaGCAGCCTTTGATGACTTCGCTTTGCGGAACGGTACCTTCCTGCCTGCTGGGATATGTCACTAACAATCGCATTATAATGGTGTTGGGTCAGTAAACCTATATAATTACTGTAGATTATATATGGAAGCTGTAGATCGTAATTTCATAACTTTATTTGGAAAAGGTGCAATAATTACTAACAATCAAGCATTATCacatgcaataataatattatttggaaagtaagaaattaaaatttggtttCGCTTTTGCACCTCAGAGGAAACACCTGGGACTGATCAGCAAAACTCAAGTGCTATGCAGGCAGGAAGGTCTTACATAGAGGGAATAGAGAGTCCCTCAATAACTAAACCAAAATCCCCTCACGAGCCTTGTTCTGTCCTATTGCCCAATCCAAAATTCGAAATAACAAATGTTAGTAAAAACGATAGCAGTCTCCAAAACGCAtacgaaaatattaatgtagaaGAATCCATGGCTGAGACTTTAAAAAGTAACGCACATGAAGAAAACATTTACGAAGACCATATACCTCAGCTTATTGATATGCCTGAAGAGAATGAACAGACATCAGCAGTTATTTGTGATGGATATGAAACTCACGAAAGTGAATCAGAATCAGAAGCTCAGCTCGAATATACAGATAATGATTTAGATGAGGTACTTCTTGAATCGGATACAGAAACATCTAAACAAGATAATAACGAACTTGTAAGTAATCAATCAGAAACCCCGCCAATTTTACCATTAAGTGAAGATCATTACTTACCGATGAGCCCTAGAAAATTATTGCCAATAGAACCAGcacataaaatgattttagaaaatttaagcGCTTTCGATCAATCTATGCCAATAACTTATGAAGATAATCCATATGTAGAAATGAATTTGGGAGGGGAGGAGGATGATATGCAGACTTATGAAATTGTTTGTGTAAATAATGGTAAGATGGTTGAACCAGTATATATGGAGTTGAATAATCTTACAGCAGCTGATcaagaaatagaaaataataatttaaaagattgcCACTCAGATACAGCCTCTAACTTTGCAGACACCAAAGATCCAACATTGAGGAGAGTGTCAAaaactgataaaaataaagaaaaggcGGAAGGATCAGACGCTGATGATGAATGTTCTAAAGATCTATCAATAGATGCTCCTTTTAGTAGGTTAAGTATTTCAGATACATTCCGTCCTGCTTCGTATTATCTCAGTGGTAGTTCTGTGATATTGGATAGGCAGGATAGTCCTGATAGTGATATCTTACCACCTCCACCCATTCCAAGTTCATCTCCACCATGCGAAGAATTAAACGACGAAGCCTTGTCCAGATATATTTTAGACAAATTAGATAAATCCGATATATCTCAagataattctattttaaaaatgttaacaaacgaaaaacaaaatatgaataaaatgaaaagaaaagcgACTTCGTTAATGATATACGGTAGCCGAACTTCAATTCACGATACTCTTACTAGAGGTGAAAAAATTCGACATAATAGAGCGAGCTTAACAAACGATAggagtaaaatatttgatgaaaAAGAAACGATCAATCTATTAAACAGATCTTTATTCGATTTGAAACACAATTCTTCAGATTGTATTGACTCTGATTCATTCAGAAGTTGTATTGTTGACAGAGATTCATCGAGATTGTCATTAGATTCAGATGTAAGTAGTAAATTTGAGATTACTCCATCAAATGTATCTTCAGAACTTACAAGCTTAGCTGACGGTGAATCGATATATGATTTACGTAATTCAAGTGACTGCGCCGATGCTAATTTATTCCGAAAGAAccaatttatttcagaaacatATACTCAAATTGAACGCAGCAATTGGGTACAAGTTAACAGAACGTCaaacgaaacagatacatcttgTAATACAGAAGCAActgaaatgaataaaacagaAACATCAAACAAAAGCGAAAATTTGAATACTGTATGTTCCCACACACGTTCATCTAGTACCCCGGTTAGTTGTAAAAGCAATATTATTCGCGATAGATCAAATAGTCAGGCTTTAGAATCGAAGCGTTTAGACACacagtacaaaaatattgcgGATCACACATCGGGATACATTGGTTCACAGAGTTCTTGTAGCTCACTCGGTGTTTCTCATTCTCCTATATCATTTTACACTAAGTATTCAAAAGGAGAAACATTGCTgagaaaaaacttaaataaaactacagataaaataaaggaaatcaagaagataaatattaaagaaaaatataacgcTTCATCGTCAACCACTAGCTTTCACAGTAGAGAAAGTTCTACCGAGCACAGTGCCCCCTACTACTATTCTGATCTTTCATCACAAGagcatattgatattttaccAACTTctcattttatgaaaaatactaacattcacagaaaattaaataatcaacgACGGAAAGGCCTCTTGCATAAACGGAATGACataacacacatacataatcCGATCCACAGtaacaatgtttttgtatCCGACAATTCTTTTGAATTGGCAGCTGCTAGAAGTGTATCCGTTGAATTTCTAAGTGCAACGGAAAAAGATCCagaaatagatattaaaaatttatatgaatcaTCGAGTAGTAAACGCTCAAAAATACCAGAGTCCATTGGATTATTGGGTAGTCTAGGCTGTAAAAGAAATACaagtaatttaatgttttcatcaGAAGAAAAGACAGCATCCGACCATTCAGAATTACAACAACGAAATTTGTTAAAAGCTAGGGTTTCTACTGGAAGTATGTCCTCACACTGCAGTGAAAACTCatcaaatactgtatattatgACGCTGAAACTGAAGCGACTACATATGAGAATGTTTTTGTTGGAGAAAAACATTGGGATGAAGATCAGCTATGGAGAGATAATTTAAGAAGAGTCTCTCATAGACATGCTCGATCAATGGATGATTTAGATGCTTTGCCTGAATCTATAAGTTCTAATAACACACCCGATTTTAATAGCATTAAGCGCGTTAAAAAAGCTGTgtcaaataataagttaagTAGAAACGTTACTTATGTAAATTGCGATGTACAAGCAGAGATTTTAAGAAAGGAGAAAAAACTGGGCAATGCTATTCCTGATGAAAATGATGTTTATGTTAGTCTTGCAAATGACATTAATATAGCCTCAGATAACATAATTGTTGATGAAGGCGTCTATGAACAATTGTCAATCGATACAACTGAAATATCTTCAAATGGCATATGTAACACTAACCAGAAGCAGtcgaaaaacaatagaaaacaGTTTGAAATAGATAGAGAGACATTAAGGCAGTGGGATTTGATGTCGAGTGGATTAATGAAAGATGGTTCAAGGCAAGTGCGGGGTGCGGTTGTGGGTGTTAACGTAAACGAAGCTGCATGCACAGACAACAAAATTGAAAATGCAAGCAAGGGAAGTATCCACTAAGTTTCTGTGGTCCAGTTAGTAACTATGTaagttaaacttatattcatttaaacgCAAAGCAAAGTCACTTTTggcatttttatgtatattattaaaaaagataagGTGTACATAAAAAGTACGCAAGCATGTTTTGATGTTAACACTGTATATAGCACTGAACTTGTAAATACATGATACACACTTTATCATGTTAAAATTAGTCTATATTAAAGCTATTCGTAAAGATAATATATCGTTAATTCATTTCTTGCAGCATCCCTAACAATATCAGGTACTAACATAGAATCTAACGCAaacaataatcaaattcaaCAAACATTATCAAAGAAATCATTTGTCGGAAGTAATACATCTATTGGACGTAGTAATAGAGATGGGAATATACCAGTAAGGGCAGTCAGCCCAAGAGTAAGATGGGTTGAAGAGAAAGCAAATGAGCATTACACGTCACAACAGATTAGTGCGTCGCAGCAAAATGTGAGTTATATGTATCTACACTGTTTATACTCTCTGTGGTGTCTATGCCTAAAATATAGAGAAATATCATTAATGCAtgcattatattaattatttaaaaaataaaattggttaagcgttttattgaaaacgcttcattactatattaaaaacagaatACGTGGCTAT
Proteins encoded:
- the LOC110995367 gene encoding uncharacterized protein LOC110995367 isoform X1 — translated: MAAAPASCMSTENGCVMFDCLVHLWEWIDPPLQQTQFQMDAKKTIPATQQPLTQQHIMSHHVHPDQIYTQQQMSNHVTSNPPVQNQPNGVIHQQQLIQNQYHATMTARSPLLENRHEIYGTSHNHEYARHYGANDNYNYQQQSPTTERTEQIIHTDHNVNHDIVHNIPKGYNAEVYQDYLKRNPPKDNNQIYQNHQPMYRPNMNQYGSKPYLPYSNRIGPQSNTELLRRQYNEIQQLKMQQQLHYQNQAQMHQQQKFAERQLLLQQIHGVQPPPNLQNSIYSDNSYRDLDRYGSRNDFKDYTGDIQKDVDKYAKNNEYREIERQNKQFQEAQWQHNQEGFKEIERYRSPPEEKTNHRSPPTDFNNQLKKHTGSMSPMKSSESSSPSVKSPSTESRRSSSGQALRSPTAQRIPSAPVTISGMLYKQGSDGLKVWRKRWFVLSEYCLFYYKSQDEEKLLGSVLLPSYKVSACTSEDKVMRKYAFKLEHANMRTYVLAAMDQESMMKWVKGLTMAALMQNYSEHQRKQIERTAKPEDDDIPGPTYANAPPKPRRSNDGYNSPGSDIYDPNYDLLIKPESQYNQNTSKQHQDQYGSKVNQDAYARTPQSPPQQPLYQTKRSNDLQNVSGSNHERPQELYKYPQSPPFETRRLTDDNMYQSNNPFLQSYSGQESRIPPLESQNNDQKSIKSYGENYPETKTRNDPNVYARDVYGELDQKPVPTNSVNDRIMERRTPDAYGRSTTMSSYKNKHGDYEDVYSAYSSENPAKSPNLSLHRDNISLSSQKQQQKPNQTQEKVFSGPSVLRRKKMQASGIQPTMPRPHSADFLEYEARNESLNKTMPTRNNLDLHKNPQRPKSSLDINSYYDPSSETYYSEESYAEKMRQSAQYLQQQGLAPRNIQIPLAKYASGLAEKQLQSPYAHTPNNNYEMEFGAKPRDNISYTSKYSDLEGLNSNWMLKEKDLEQQKDYLNRSGSVMSDGSNGSYLKEASKLEPNSDGFIRSASARLPSTERDGEKKVQQREESMKRLLEWKQRMLQSPLTRKSTPATISLARSLNQSRQSLRSDHYKPKTYSNNSYNSYSSDDEEETPGTDQQNSSAMQAGRSYIEGIESPSITKPKSPHEPCSVLLPNPKFEITNVSKNDSSLQNAYENINVEESMAETLKSNAHEENIYEDHIPQLIDMPEENEQTSAVICDGYETHESESESEAQLEYTDNDLDEVLLESDTETSKQDNNELVSNQSETPPILPLSEDHYLPMSPRKLLPIEPAHKMILENLSAFDQSMPITYEDNPYVEMNLGGEEDDMQTYEIVCVNNGKMVEPVYMELNNLTAADQEIENNNLKDCHSDTASNFADTKDPTLRRVSKTDKNKEKAEGSDADDECSKDLSIDAPFSRLSISDTFRPASYYLSGSSVILDRQDSPDSDILPPPPIPSSSPPCEELNDEALSRYILDKLDKSDISQDNSILKMLTNEKQNMNKMKRKATSLMIYGSRTSIHDTLTRGEKIRHNRASLTNDRSKIFDEKETINLLNRSLFDLKHNSSDCIDSDSFRSCIVDRDSSRLSLDSDVSSKFEITPSNVSSELTSLADGESIYDLRNSSDCADANLFRKNQFISETYTQIERSNWVQVNRTSNETDTSCNTEATEMNKTETSNKSENLNTVCSHTRSSSTPVSCKSNIIRDRSNSQALESKRLDTQYKNIADHTSGYIGSQSSCSSLGVSHSPISFYTKYSKGETLLRKNLNKTTDKIKEIKKINIKEKYNASSSTTSFHSRESSTEHSAPYYYSDLSSQEHIDILPTSHFMKNTNIHRKLNNQRRKGLLHKRNDITHIHNPIHSNNVFVSDNSFELAAARSVSVEFLSATEKDPEIDIKNLYESSSSKRSKIPESIGLLGSLGCKRNTSNLMFSSEEKTASDHSELQQRNLLKARVSTGSMSSHCSENSSNTVYYDAETEATTYENVFVGEKHWDEDQLWRDNLRRVSHRHARSMDDLDALPESISSNNTPDFNSIKRVKKAVSNNKLSRNVTYVNCDVQAEILRKEKKLGNAIPDENDVYVSLANDINIASDNIIVDEGVYEQLSIDTTEISSNGICNTNQKQSKNNRKQFEIDRETLRQWDLMSSGLMKDGSRQVRGAVVGVNVNEAACTDNKIENASKGSIH
- the LOC110995367 gene encoding uncharacterized protein LOC110995367 isoform X2; translated protein: MDAKKTIPATQQPLTQQHIMSHHVHPDQIYTQQQMSNHVTSNPPVQNQPNGVIHQQQLIQNQYHATMTARSPLLENRHEIYGTSHNHEYARHYGANDNYNYQQQSPTTERTEQIIHTDHNVNHDIVHNIPKGYNAEVYQDYLKRNPPKDNNQIYQNHQPMYRPNMNQYGSKPYLPYSNRIGPQSNTELLRRQYNEIQQLKMQQQLHYQNQAQMHQQQKFAERQLLLQQIHGVQPPPNLQNSIYSDNSYRDLDRYGSRNDFKDYTGDIQKDVDKYAKNNEYREIERQNKQFQEAQWQHNQEGFKEIERYRSPPEEKTNHRSPPTDFNNQLKKHTGSMSPMKSSESSSPSVKSPSTESRRSSSGQALRSPTAQRIPSAPVTISGMLYKQGSDGLKVWRKRWFVLSEYCLFYYKSQDEEKLLGSVLLPSYKVSACTSEDKVMRKYAFKLEHANMRTYVLAAMDQESMMKWVKGLTMAALMQNYSEHQRKQIERTAKPEDDDIPGPTYANAPPKPRRSNDGYNSPGSDIYDPNYDLLIKPESQYNQNTSKQHQDQYGSKVNQDAYARTPQSPPQQPLYQTKRSNDLQNVSGSNHERPQELYKYPQSPPFETRRLTDDNMYQSNNPFLQSYSGQESRIPPLESQNNDQKSIKSYGENYPETKTRNDPNVYARDVYGELDQKPVPTNSVNDRIMERRTPDAYGRSTTMSSYKNKHGDYEDVYSAYSSENPAKSPNLSLHRDNISLSSQKQQQKPNQTQEKVFSGPSVLRRKKMQASGIQPTMPRPHSADFLEYEARNESLNKTMPTRNNLDLHKNPQRPKSSLDINSYYDPSSETYYSEESYAEKMRQSAQYLQQQGLAPRNIQIPLAKYASGLAEKQLQSPYAHTPNNNYEMEFGAKPRDNISYTSKYSDLEGLNSNWMLKEKDLEQQKDYLNRSGSVMSDGSNGSYLKEASKLEPNSDGFIRSASARLPSTERDGEKKVQQREESMKRLLEWKQRMLQSPLTRKSTPATISLARSLNQSRQSLRSDHYKPKTYSNNSYNSYSSDDEEETPGTDQQNSSAMQAGRSYIEGIESPSITKPKSPHEPCSVLLPNPKFEITNVSKNDSSLQNAYENINVEESMAETLKSNAHEENIYEDHIPQLIDMPEENEQTSAVICDGYETHESESESEAQLEYTDNDLDEVLLESDTETSKQDNNELVSNQSETPPILPLSEDHYLPMSPRKLLPIEPAHKMILENLSAFDQSMPITYEDNPYVEMNLGGEEDDMQTYEIVCVNNGKMVEPVYMELNNLTAADQEIENNNLKDCHSDTASNFADTKDPTLRRVSKTDKNKEKAEGSDADDECSKDLSIDAPFSRLSISDTFRPASYYLSGSSVILDRQDSPDSDILPPPPIPSSSPPCEELNDEALSRYILDKLDKSDISQDNSILKMLTNEKQNMNKMKRKATSLMIYGSRTSIHDTLTRGEKIRHNRASLTNDRSKIFDEKETINLLNRSLFDLKHNSSDCIDSDSFRSCIVDRDSSRLSLDSDVSSKFEITPSNVSSELTSLADGESIYDLRNSSDCADANLFRKNQFISETYTQIERSNWVQVNRTSNETDTSCNTEATEMNKTETSNKSENLNTVCSHTRSSSTPVSCKSNIIRDRSNSQALESKRLDTQYKNIADHTSGYIGSQSSCSSLGVSHSPISFYTKYSKGETLLRKNLNKTTDKIKEIKKINIKEKYNASSSTTSFHSRESSTEHSAPYYYSDLSSQEHIDILPTSHFMKNTNIHRKLNNQRRKGLLHKRNDITHIHNPIHSNNVFVSDNSFELAAARSVSVEFLSATEKDPEIDIKNLYESSSSKRSKIPESIGLLGSLGCKRNTSNLMFSSEEKTASDHSELQQRNLLKARVSTGSMSSHCSENSSNTVYYDAETEATTYENVFVGEKHWDEDQLWRDNLRRVSHRHARSMDDLDALPESISSNNTPDFNSIKRVKKAVSNNKLSRNVTYVNCDVQAEILRKEKKLGNAIPDENDVYVSLANDINIASDNIIVDEGVYEQLSIDTTEISSNGICNTNQKQSKNNRKQFEIDRETLRQWDLMSSGLMKDGSRQVRGAVVGVNVNEAACTDNKIENASKGSIH